The Gemmatimonadaceae bacterium genome includes a window with the following:
- a CDS encoding EVE domain-containing protein: MSERHYWLVKSEPGSFSFDDLVGCPAKTTSWDGVRNYQARNLMRDGMKHGDLVLFYHSNAEPTAVVGVARVVREAYPDSTAFDPRDPHHDPKSKREAPTWMMVDLQAVERFTRPVTLAELRDVRGLHAMALLQKGSRLSVQSVTPRQFEIVRKLGAPTAV; encoded by the coding sequence ATGAGCGAACGGCACTATTGGTTGGTGAAGAGCGAGCCCGGCTCGTTCTCGTTCGACGATCTCGTGGGGTGCCCTGCCAAGACCACCTCGTGGGACGGGGTGCGCAATTACCAGGCCCGCAACTTGATGCGCGACGGGATGAAGCACGGCGACCTGGTGCTGTTCTACCACAGCAACGCCGAACCCACGGCTGTGGTAGGCGTGGCACGGGTGGTGCGCGAGGCGTATCCCGATTCCACGGCGTTCGACCCGCGCGATCCCCACCACGACCCCAAGTCGAAGCGCGAGGCTCCTACCTGGATGATGGTGGATCTGCAGGCCGTGGAACGATTCACGCGTCCGGTGACGCTGGCCGAGCTTCGCGATGTGAGGGGCCTCCACGCGATGGCCCTGCTGCAGAAGGGGAGCCGGCTGTCGGTGCAATCGGTGACGCCCCGCCAATTCGAGATCGTGCGGAAGCTCGGAGCGCCGACGGCCGTCTGA
- a CDS encoding sulfite exporter TauE/SafE family protein: MPLTALPLPSAARLAAVVLVSAVAGGVNAIAGGGTLLTFPALIGLGVPPIIANATSTVALWPGSAGSMWGYRNELAGARRWALWFAVPSVVGGAAGAWLLLRTPADRFAALVPWLVLGATAIFVLQAPLQRALRVRGATGPATADGDVAITTDRPGAGVLLAQLPVSVYGGYFGAGIGILMLAALGFMGLANIHRMNGLKAWGGLCINAMAAGIFIVGGLVSWHIALAMAAGSIAGGYGGARMAQRVPQAWVRWSVVAVGFSSGVWLYIAHRQSLL; this comes from the coding sequence ATGCCCCTGACCGCCCTTCCCCTTCCGTCCGCGGCGCGGCTCGCCGCCGTGGTCCTGGTCTCGGCGGTAGCGGGCGGCGTGAATGCAATTGCCGGTGGCGGCACGCTGCTCACCTTCCCGGCGCTGATCGGGCTCGGCGTCCCGCCCATCATCGCCAACGCCACGAGCACCGTCGCGCTCTGGCCCGGGTCCGCCGGCAGCATGTGGGGCTACCGCAACGAACTCGCCGGCGCGCGGCGATGGGCACTCTGGTTCGCGGTCCCCAGCGTGGTCGGCGGGGCCGCGGGCGCCTGGCTTCTCTTGCGCACCCCCGCCGATCGATTCGCCGCCCTCGTGCCGTGGCTCGTACTGGGCGCCACCGCCATTTTCGTCCTCCAGGCCCCGTTGCAGCGCGCGCTCCGCGTGCGCGGGGCGACCGGACCCGCCACCGCGGACGGCGACGTCGCCATCACCACCGACCGCCCGGGCGCCGGCGTGTTGCTCGCACAACTCCCGGTCAGCGTGTACGGCGGCTATTTCGGCGCCGGCATCGGAATTCTCATGCTCGCCGCCCTCGGCTTCATGGGATTGGCCAACATCCACCGCATGAACGGGCTCAAAGCGTGGGGTGGCCTGTGCATCAACGCGATGGCGGCCGGCATCTTCATCGTCGGCGGACTGGTGAGCTGGCACATCGCGCTCGCCATGGCCGCGGGTTCGATCGCCGGCGGCTACGGCGGTGCGCGGATGGCGCAACGCGTGCCACAGGCGTGGGTGCGATGGTCGGTGGTGGCCGTCGGATTTTCGAGCGGCGTGTGGCTGTACATTGCTCACCGCCAGAGCTTGCTCTGA
- a CDS encoding citrate synthase codes for MPKTLTESGAAGAAAATLEIKDTRKDAAGAAAAALEIKDTRTGAGYSVPILTEGVEGDTTIRAMDLRKIKTKPEEFGLMTYDPAFMNTASCKSAITFIDGDKGILRYRGYPIEQLAENATFLEVAWLLRHGELPNKDEYKQWVRDITFHTYVHENIKGFLQGFRYDAHPMSMLCSTVAALSSFYPDAKNIADPEQRNISIIRLLAKVPTLAAFAYRHVKGLPFIYPDNDLSYVENFLSMVARMSESKYEGNPVFVKALEILFILHADHEQNCSTNAVRAVGSSHVDPFSAVAAGIAALFGPLHGGANEQVLLMIKEIGHKKNVPAFIESVKGGSGRLMGFGHRVYKSYDPRAKIVKKLAYEVFEQVGMDKDLEIALELERIALSDDYFVSRKLYPNVDFYTGLIYRSMAFPTDFFTVLFAVARTAGWLSQWEEMLNDKEQKIARPRQIYIGRGERAYKSNLR; via the coding sequence ATGCCCAAGACACTGACTGAGTCTGGCGCCGCAGGGGCAGCTGCCGCGACGCTCGAGATCAAAGACACGCGCAAGGATGCCGCCGGAGCAGCTGCCGCGGCGCTCGAGATCAAGGACACACGGACCGGGGCTGGCTATTCGGTTCCGATCCTCACGGAGGGAGTGGAGGGAGATACCACCATCCGTGCCATGGACTTGCGCAAGATCAAGACCAAACCCGAAGAATTCGGGCTGATGACGTATGATCCGGCGTTCATGAACACGGCCTCGTGCAAGAGTGCCATCACGTTCATCGACGGCGACAAGGGGATTCTGCGGTACCGCGGCTATCCCATCGAGCAGCTCGCCGAGAACGCGACGTTCCTCGAGGTGGCGTGGCTGCTGCGGCATGGGGAGTTGCCGAACAAGGACGAGTACAAGCAGTGGGTGCGCGACATCACGTTCCACACCTATGTGCATGAGAACATCAAAGGGTTCCTGCAGGGGTTCCGGTACGACGCGCACCCGATGTCGATGCTCTGCAGCACGGTGGCGGCGCTGTCGTCGTTCTATCCCGACGCCAAGAATATCGCCGACCCCGAGCAGCGAAACATCTCGATCATCCGGCTGCTGGCCAAGGTGCCGACGCTGGCGGCGTTTGCGTACCGGCACGTGAAGGGGCTGCCGTTCATCTATCCCGACAACGATCTCAGCTACGTCGAGAACTTCCTCTCGATGGTGGCGCGGATGTCGGAATCGAAATACGAAGGGAATCCGGTGTTCGTGAAGGCGTTGGAGATATTGTTCATCCTGCACGCCGACCACGAGCAGAACTGTTCCACGAACGCGGTGCGCGCTGTCGGGTCGTCACACGTCGATCCCTTCTCGGCGGTGGCGGCCGGGATCGCCGCACTGTTCGGTCCGCTGCACGGCGGTGCGAACGAGCAGGTGCTGCTTATGATCAAGGAAATCGGCCACAAGAAGAACGTGCCGGCGTTCATCGAGTCGGTGAAGGGCGGCAGCGGTCGACTCATGGGCTTCGGACACCGCGTATACAAGAGCTACGATCCGCGGGCCAAGATCGTGAAGAAACTGGCCTACGAGGTGTTTGAGCAGGTGGGCATGGACAAGGATCTCGAGATCGCGCTGGAACTCGAGCGCATCGCGCTGTCCGACGACTACTTCGTGTCGCGCAAGCTCTACCCGAACGTGGATTTCTACACCGGGCTGATCTACCGCTCGATGGCCTTCCCCACCGATTTCTTCACGGTGCTGTTCGCCGTGGCGCGTACGGCCGGTTGGCTCTCCCAGTGGGAGGAGATGCTCAACGACAAGGAGCAGAAGATCGCGCGGCCGCGGCAGATTTACATCGGGCGGGGGGAGCGGGCGTACAAGAGCAACCTGCGCTGA
- a CDS encoding RidA family protein, translating into MHSISTPAAPTPAGHYSQGIIHDGLVYVAGQLPLDPITAQVVGDGDIEAQTEQVLRNVAAVLEAANSGLDQLLSVTLFVTGRELWGPVNGVFARMLGDHRPARAIVPVSELKPGCLIEVQAIAKQRT; encoded by the coding sequence ATGCACTCGATCTCGACCCCCGCTGCCCCCACTCCCGCAGGCCATTACTCCCAAGGCATCATCCACGACGGGCTCGTCTACGTTGCTGGGCAGTTGCCACTTGATCCCATCACCGCCCAGGTCGTGGGCGACGGCGACATTGAAGCGCAGACCGAACAGGTGCTCCGCAACGTCGCCGCGGTGCTGGAGGCCGCGAACAGTGGACTCGACCAGCTGCTCTCGGTGACCCTGTTCGTCACCGGACGCGAACTCTGGGGACCGGTCAATGGGGTGTTCGCGCGCATGCTCGGCGACCACCGCCCGGCCCGGGCGATCGTGCCGGTGAGCGAACTGAAGCCGGGGTGCCTGATCGAAGTGCAGGCGATCGCCAAACAGCGGACGTAG
- a CDS encoding N(G),N(G)-dimethylarginine dimethylaminohydrolase, with translation MAASFTVDPGPSRLALTRAVTDAITDCELTHRKRVPIDVAAARAQHDAYEQALLIAGCTVRHVDAAPNLPDAVFVEDTAVVVDEIAVMTRPGAESRRPELPAAERALAPYRNVVRILAPGTLDGGDVLVVGRRVFVGRSSRSNDAGVEQLCAELRPFGYTVEPVPVHGCLHLKSAVTSLTDTTLLINRAWTHAQAFRGFDLLDVHPFEPYAANVLRIGEALIYPAEFPRTLERIERRGLLAHTVPASELAKAEGGVTCCSLILNSVGE, from the coding sequence ATGGCTGCCTCGTTCACCGTCGATCCGGGCCCATCTCGCCTCGCGCTCACCCGCGCGGTGACCGACGCCATCACGGACTGCGAGCTCACGCATCGCAAGCGCGTGCCGATCGACGTCGCCGCGGCGCGCGCCCAGCACGACGCCTACGAACAAGCGCTCCTCATCGCCGGCTGCACGGTGCGGCACGTGGACGCGGCCCCCAACCTGCCCGACGCGGTGTTCGTCGAGGATACCGCGGTCGTGGTCGATGAGATCGCGGTGATGACGCGACCGGGCGCCGAGTCGCGGCGCCCCGAACTGCCCGCCGCCGAGCGCGCGCTCGCGCCGTACCGCAACGTGGTCCGGATCCTCGCTCCCGGCACCCTCGATGGCGGCGACGTGCTCGTGGTGGGTCGACGCGTGTTCGTGGGCCGGTCGTCGCGCAGCAACGACGCCGGGGTGGAGCAGCTCTGCGCCGAACTCCGCCCATTCGGCTACACGGTGGAGCCGGTGCCGGTGCACGGCTGCCTGCACCTCAAGTCCGCGGTGACCTCGCTGACTGATACCACTCTACTCATCAACCGTGCCTGGACCCACGCCCAGGCGTTCCGAGGATTCGACCTGCTCGACGTGCACCCGTTCGAGCCGTACGCCGCCAACGTGCTCCGCATCGGCGAGGCGCTCATCTACCCCGCCGAGTTCCCGCGCACCCTGGAGCGTATCGAGCGACGGGGGTTGCTCGCTCACACAGTGCCGGCCTCCGAATTGGCCAAAGCGGAGGGCGGTGTGACGTGTTGCAGTCTGATCTTGAACTCGGTAGGAGAATAG
- a CDS encoding LURP-one-related family protein yields the protein MRYVMKQKLFSWGDDFTIQDDAGRDAFFVDGKAISLGSQLSFRDLSGRELALIKQRVVSLKPTYEIYRDGAVAAVVTKALFTFLHCQFSVDVPGADDLHASGNLTDHEYAITRGDRQVATVSKQWFTLADTYGVDVADGEDEVLLLAGTVVIDMCCHPDGGHRH from the coding sequence ATGCGCTATGTGATGAAACAGAAGTTGTTCTCCTGGGGCGACGACTTCACGATCCAGGACGACGCCGGCCGCGACGCCTTCTTCGTGGACGGCAAGGCGATAAGCCTCGGCTCACAATTGTCGTTCCGGGATCTCAGCGGCCGCGAGTTGGCGCTCATCAAGCAGCGCGTCGTCTCGTTGAAGCCCACGTACGAGATCTATCGTGATGGAGCCGTCGCGGCCGTCGTCACGAAGGCGCTTTTCACCTTCCTCCACTGCCAATTCTCGGTCGATGTTCCGGGCGCCGACGATCTCCACGCATCCGGCAACCTCACCGATCACGAATACGCGATCACCCGCGGCGACCGCCAGGTGGCCACCGTGTCCAAGCAGTGGTTCACGCTCGCCGACACCTACGGCGTCGACGTGGCCGACGGCGAGGACGAGGTGCTCCTGCTCGCCGGCACGGTCGTCATCGACATGTGCTGCCACCCCGACGGCGGCCACCGCCACTAG